One Desulforhopalus sp. DNA segment encodes these proteins:
- a CDS encoding type I restriction-modification system subunit M, giving the protein MKKNKHISQSELESYLWGAATLLRGYIDAGDYKQFIFPLLFYKRLCDVYDEELADALEESGGDQKYAALPEQHRFQIPEEAHWKATRTKVKNVGKTIQDTLRDIERANPDTLYGVFGDAQWTNKDRLPDHMLRELIEHFSSQTLSLSNCPEDELGVGYEFLIKKFADDSGHTAAEFYTNRTVVHLMTEMLEPKPGESIYDPTCGSAGMLLSSVAHLKRQNKEWRNLRLFGQERNLLTSAIGRTNLFLHGIEDFRIFRGDTLTGPAFVEGDRLMQFDVVLANPPYSIKQWNREAWAADPWGRNIYGTPPQGRADYAFWQHIVESMKAKTGRCAILFPHGVLFRNEELAMREKLVTHDVVECVLGLGPNLFYNSPMEACVVICRMNKPKERRNKVLFVNAVNEVTRERAQSFLTDDHIQRIVAAYRTFGDKEGFARVVSNKEIREKGSNLSIPLYVRADNGNGNGNGAAETVSLKQAIANWQESSMALRKSMGSLFEVLEDARVIRGAE; this is encoded by the coding sequence ATGAAGAAGAACAAACACATTTCCCAATCGGAACTTGAATCCTACCTCTGGGGCGCGGCCACCTTGCTGCGCGGCTACATCGACGCAGGGGACTACAAGCAGTTCATCTTCCCGCTACTGTTTTACAAGCGCCTGTGCGACGTGTATGACGAGGAGCTGGCTGATGCGCTGGAGGAATCCGGTGGCGATCAGAAATACGCCGCGCTCCCAGAACAGCACCGTTTCCAGATTCCGGAGGAAGCACACTGGAAAGCCACCCGCACCAAGGTCAAAAACGTGGGCAAAACCATCCAGGATACCCTGCGCGACATTGAACGCGCCAACCCCGACACCCTGTACGGGGTCTTCGGCGATGCCCAGTGGACCAACAAAGACCGCCTGCCGGATCACATGCTGCGCGAACTTATCGAGCACTTCAGCTCGCAGACTTTGTCGCTTTCCAACTGCCCGGAGGATGAACTGGGCGTGGGCTACGAGTTTCTGATCAAGAAGTTCGCCGACGATTCCGGCCACACCGCTGCGGAGTTCTATACGAATCGCACCGTGGTCCACCTGATGACCGAGATGCTGGAACCCAAGCCAGGCGAGTCGATCTATGACCCGACCTGCGGTTCGGCTGGCATGCTGCTCTCCTCCGTCGCCCACCTGAAGCGACAGAACAAGGAATGGCGGAACCTGCGACTATTCGGTCAGGAGCGCAACCTGCTCACCTCGGCCATCGGCCGGACGAATCTGTTCCTGCACGGCATCGAGGACTTCCGCATCTTCCGGGGCGACACCCTGACGGGTCCCGCCTTTGTCGAAGGCGACCGACTCATGCAGTTCGACGTGGTCTTGGCCAATCCGCCATATTCCATCAAGCAGTGGAACCGCGAGGCCTGGGCCGCCGATCCATGGGGTCGGAACATCTACGGTACTCCGCCCCAAGGCCGTGCCGACTACGCCTTCTGGCAGCACATCGTCGAGAGCATGAAGGCTAAAACCGGCCGATGCGCCATCCTGTTTCCGCATGGTGTCCTCTTTCGCAATGAAGAGCTGGCGATGCGCGAAAAGCTGGTTACCCACGACGTGGTGGAGTGTGTTCTGGGCCTCGGACCCAACCTCTTTTACAACTCGCCCATGGAAGCCTGCGTCGTCATCTGCCGCATGAACAAGCCTAAGGAGCGCAGGAACAAAGTGCTCTTCGTCAACGCGGTGAACGAAGTGACCCGCGAGCGGGCGCAGAGCTTCCTCACCGACGACCACATCCAGCGGATTGTCGCCGCCTACCGTACTTTCGGCGACAAGGAAGGCTTTGCTCGGGTGGTCAGCAATAAAGAAATCCGGGAAAAAGGCAGCAACCTCAGCATCCCGCTCTATGTGCGGGCGGACAACGGAAACGGCAATGGCAACGGGGCGGCCGAAACGGTCAGCCTCAAACAAGCCATTGCCAACTGGCAGGAAAGTTCGATGGCTCTGCGGAAATCCATGGGCAGCCTCTTTGAGGTGCTTGAGGATGCCCGGGTGATAAGAGGTGCCGAATGA
- a CDS encoding TIGR02391 family protein, with translation MSAHPPFDPGTVEAIAKVIGEAGSGTDISRYFQVNGLVDDSGESTKWRRLNSVFLKNQATIKSANQILAFVRSYLVPSRFVGKRDQFEHHRGELNAILILHGLEYGKDGQFRHTAQARTLDEAETRAQGVRNKLASRNTHPEVYKYCQPELMQDNYFHAVFEACKGLFQRIRDLSSIEADGANLIDRAFSIENPSLAFNTLQTETEKSEHKGFAQLLKGCAAAIRNPLAHGPKILWQGEIDAADYLTLISMLHRKLDQCVKVPNPEYRGEGDA, from the coding sequence ATGAGTGCACACCCTCCATTCGATCCGGGTACAGTTGAGGCCATTGCCAAGGTGATTGGTGAGGCTGGGTCAGGAACAGACATCAGTCGATACTTCCAGGTGAACGGGCTTGTTGATGACTCTGGCGAATCCACCAAGTGGCGGCGTCTCAATTCGGTATTTCTGAAAAACCAAGCAACGATAAAAAGCGCCAACCAGATTCTTGCCTTTGTCAGATCCTATCTTGTCCCAAGTCGCTTTGTTGGAAAACGAGATCAGTTCGAACACCATCGCGGTGAGCTCAACGCGATCTTAATTCTGCATGGCCTCGAATATGGCAAGGATGGCCAATTCAGGCATACAGCCCAAGCAAGAACATTAGATGAAGCAGAAACGCGAGCACAGGGTGTTCGTAACAAGTTGGCTTCCCGTAATACTCATCCTGAAGTCTACAAATACTGCCAGCCAGAACTAATGCAGGACAACTATTTCCATGCAGTTTTTGAAGCCTGCAAAGGGTTGTTCCAAAGGATTCGTGATCTTTCCAGTATTGAAGCCGATGGTGCCAACCTGATTGACAGGGCTTTCTCGATTGAAAATCCATCCCTCGCATTCAACACACTTCAGACTGAAACAGAAAAGTCAGAACACAAAGGATTTGCACAGCTTCTGAAGGGATGTGCAGCGGCGATCCGTAACCCGCTGGCGCACGGTCCCAAAATACTTTGGCAGGGAGAGATAGACGCCGCAGATTATCTCACTCTGATTTCCATGCTGCACAGAAAGCTGGATCAATGCGTCAAAGTTCCTAATCCGGAGTATCGGGGTGAGGGTGACGCATGA